A region of Drosophila mauritiana strain mau12 chromosome 3L, ASM438214v1, whole genome shotgun sequence DNA encodes the following proteins:
- the LOC117139576 gene encoding eukaryotic translation initiation factor 4E1 isoform X1, producing the protein MQSDFHRMKNFANPKSMFKTSAPSTEQGRPEPPTSAAAPAKAEAKDVKPKEDPQETGEPAGNTASTTAPAGDDAVRTEHLYKHPLMNVWTLWYLENDRSKSWEDMQNEITSFDTVEDFWSLYNHIKPPSEIKLGSDYSLFKKNIRPMWEDAANKQGGRWVITLNKSSKSDLDNLWLDVLLCLIGEAFDHSDQICGAVINIRGKSNKISIWTANGNNEEAALEIGHKLRDALRLGRNNSLQYQLHKDTMVKQSSNVKSIYTL; encoded by the exons ATGCAGAGCGACTTTCACAGAATGAAGAACTTTGCCAATCCCAAGTCCATGTTCAAA ACCAGCGCCCCCAGCACCGAGCAGGGTCGTCCGGAACCACCAACTTCGGCTGCAGCGCCCGCCAAGGCCGAGGCTAAGGATGTCAAGCCCAAGGAGGACCCACAGGAGACTGGTGAACCAGCAGGCAACACGGCAAGCACCACTGCTCCTGCCGGCGATGATGCTGTGCGCACCGAGCATCTGTACAAACACCCGCTCATGAATGTCTGGACGCTGTGGTACCTTGAAAACGATCGGTCCAAGTCCTGGGAGGACATGCAAAACGAGATCACAAGCTTCGATACCGTTGAGGACTTCTGGAGCCTATACAACCACATCAAGCCCCCATCAGAGATCAAGCTGGGCAGTGACTACTCGCTATTCAAGAAGAACATTCG TCCCATGTGGGAGGATGCAGCCAACAAGCAGGGCGGTCGTTGGGTGATTACCCTTAACAAAAGCTCCAAGAGCGATCTGGATAACCTATGGCTCGATGTG CTGCTCTGCCTAATTGGCGAGGCCTTCGATCACTCCGATCAGATCTGCGGCGCTGTTATAAACATTCGCGGCAAGAGCAACAAGATAT CCATCTGGACTGCCAACGGAAACAACGAGGAAGCTGCCCTTGAGATTGGTCACAAGCTGCGCGATGCCCTGCGTCTGGGACGCAACAACTCGCTGCAGTATCAGTTGCACAAGGACACCATGGTCAAGCAGAGCTCCAACGTGAAATCGATCTACACTTTGTAA
- the LOC117139575 gene encoding uncharacterized protein LOC117139575 isoform X1 — MQNAKKQQYLDLKATLASGENIFKINITPEEAQQFLNSAQLRGIGDIEYAPKTGENPLPEARNEKGEFVYMGRVIEHPEEYVEEHYDAHQYHGQDGLGQFAYGYRDWNQGKNEKRDETGKVTGSYKYVQPHGRDFVANYYADKTGFHVEDNRPAHLKLPATKTPAVLKAEEEHFKLWGELAAAAGHNPDPYAAEYQQEGRYQPTEPEYQPYVHEEPPYVPGPEETGEPKGFFYAFDYNVPLLRNKEERAELERLRAINNKDE, encoded by the exons ATGCAAAAcgcaaaaaaacaacaataccTCGATCTAAAA GCCACCTTAGCCAGCGGCGAGAACATCTTCAAGATCAACATAACTCCCGAGGAGGCGCAGCAGTTCCTGAACAGCGCCCAACTGCGTGGCATCGGCGACATCGAGTATGCCCCGAAAACCGGTGAGAATCCCCTGCCCGAGGCGCGCAACGAGAAGGGAGAGTTCGTCTACATGGGCCGCGTGATCGAGCATCCCGAGGAGTATGTGGAGGAGCACTACGATGCCCATCAGTACCATGGTCAGGATGGTTTGGGTCAGTTTGCCTATGGCTACAGGGACTGGAACCAGGGCAAGAACGAGAAGCGCGATGAGACGGGCAAGGTGACCGGATCGTACAAGTATGTCCAACCACATGGCCGTGACTTTGTGGCCAACTACTATGCGGATAAGACCGGTTTCCATGTGGAGGACAATCGTCCGGCACACCTTAAACTGCCGGCCACTAAGACTCCCGCTGTCCTCAAGGCCGAGGAGGAGCACTTCAAGCTGTGGGGTGAGCTGGCCGCCGCCGCTGGCCACAACCCCGATCCCTATGCCGCCGAGTACCAGCAGGAGGGTCGCTACCAGCCCACTGAGCCCGAGTACCAGCCCTACGTGCACGAGGAGCCGCCATATGTGCCCGGACCCGAGGAGACCGGCGAGCCCAAGGGCTTCTTCTATGCCTTCGACTACAATGTCCCCTTGTTGCGCAACAAGGAGGAGCGTGCCGAGCTGGAACGCCTGCGCGCCATCAACAACAAGGATGAGTAA
- the LOC117139575 gene encoding uncharacterized protein LOC117139575 isoform X2 produces the protein MKCFILAALLLATLASGENIFKINITPEEAQQFLNSAQLRGIGDIEYAPKTGENPLPEARNEKGEFVYMGRVIEHPEEYVEEHYDAHQYHGQDGLGQFAYGYRDWNQGKNEKRDETGKVTGSYKYVQPHGRDFVANYYADKTGFHVEDNRPAHLKLPATKTPAVLKAEEEHFKLWGELAAAAGHNPDPYAAEYQQEGRYQPTEPEYQPYVHEEPPYVPGPEETGEPKGFFYAFDYNVPLLRNKEERAELERLRAINNKDE, from the exons ATGAAGTGCTTCATCTTGGCTGCCCTGTTGCTG GCCACCTTAGCCAGCGGCGAGAACATCTTCAAGATCAACATAACTCCCGAGGAGGCGCAGCAGTTCCTGAACAGCGCCCAACTGCGTGGCATCGGCGACATCGAGTATGCCCCGAAAACCGGTGAGAATCCCCTGCCCGAGGCGCGCAACGAGAAGGGAGAGTTCGTCTACATGGGCCGCGTGATCGAGCATCCCGAGGAGTATGTGGAGGAGCACTACGATGCCCATCAGTACCATGGTCAGGATGGTTTGGGTCAGTTTGCCTATGGCTACAGGGACTGGAACCAGGGCAAGAACGAGAAGCGCGATGAGACGGGCAAGGTGACCGGATCGTACAAGTATGTCCAACCACATGGCCGTGACTTTGTGGCCAACTACTATGCGGATAAGACCGGTTTCCATGTGGAGGACAATCGTCCGGCACACCTTAAACTGCCGGCCACTAAGACTCCCGCTGTCCTCAAGGCCGAGGAGGAGCACTTCAAGCTGTGGGGTGAGCTGGCCGCCGCCGCTGGCCACAACCCCGATCCCTATGCCGCCGAGTACCAGCAGGAGGGTCGCTACCAGCCCACTGAGCCCGAGTACCAGCCCTACGTGCACGAGGAGCCGCCATATGTGCCCGGACCCGAGGAGACCGGCGAGCCCAAGGGCTTCTTCTATGCCTTCGACTACAATGTCCCCTTGTTGCGCAACAAGGAGGAGCGTGCCGAGCTGGAACGCCTGCGCGCCATCAACAACAAGGATGAGTAA
- the LOC117139576 gene encoding eukaryotic translation initiation factor 4E1 isoform X2, with amino-acid sequence MVVLETEKTSAPSTEQGRPEPPTSAAAPAKAEAKDVKPKEDPQETGEPAGNTASTTAPAGDDAVRTEHLYKHPLMNVWTLWYLENDRSKSWEDMQNEITSFDTVEDFWSLYNHIKPPSEIKLGSDYSLFKKNIRPMWEDAANKQGGRWVITLNKSSKSDLDNLWLDVLLCLIGEAFDHSDQICGAVINIRGKSNKISIWTANGNNEEAALEIGHKLRDALRLGRNNSLQYQLHKDTMVKQSSNVKSIYTL; translated from the exons ATGGTAGTGTTGGAGACGGAGAAG ACCAGCGCCCCCAGCACCGAGCAGGGTCGTCCGGAACCACCAACTTCGGCTGCAGCGCCCGCCAAGGCCGAGGCTAAGGATGTCAAGCCCAAGGAGGACCCACAGGAGACTGGTGAACCAGCAGGCAACACGGCAAGCACCACTGCTCCTGCCGGCGATGATGCTGTGCGCACCGAGCATCTGTACAAACACCCGCTCATGAATGTCTGGACGCTGTGGTACCTTGAAAACGATCGGTCCAAGTCCTGGGAGGACATGCAAAACGAGATCACAAGCTTCGATACCGTTGAGGACTTCTGGAGCCTATACAACCACATCAAGCCCCCATCAGAGATCAAGCTGGGCAGTGACTACTCGCTATTCAAGAAGAACATTCG TCCCATGTGGGAGGATGCAGCCAACAAGCAGGGCGGTCGTTGGGTGATTACCCTTAACAAAAGCTCCAAGAGCGATCTGGATAACCTATGGCTCGATGTG CTGCTCTGCCTAATTGGCGAGGCCTTCGATCACTCCGATCAGATCTGCGGCGCTGTTATAAACATTCGCGGCAAGAGCAACAAGATAT CCATCTGGACTGCCAACGGAAACAACGAGGAAGCTGCCCTTGAGATTGGTCACAAGCTGCGCGATGCCCTGCGTCTGGGACGCAACAACTCGCTGCAGTATCAGTTGCACAAGGACACCATGGTCAAGCAGAGCTCCAACGTGAAATCGATCTACACTTTGTAA